In one window of Camelina sativa cultivar DH55 chromosome 15, Cs, whole genome shotgun sequence DNA:
- the LOC104745067 gene encoding pentatricopeptide repeat-containing protein At3g09040, mitochondrial-like produces MYFRVFMTPSSPKFSSFSLVRRLSYTTDLGRRIYYGHVIPSHDEIHQRLVEICLDQCKLFKSRKVFDGMPQRLSLALRIGKAVHSKSLILGICSEGKLGNAIVDLYAKCSEVSYAEKLFDSLEKDVTAWNSMLSMYSKLGQSGKVLRSFVSLFEDLIFPNKFTFSIVLSTCARETNVEFGRLIHCCMIKMGLERNSYCGGALVDMYAKCGLIGDARLVFDGIVDPNTVCWTCLFSGYVKAGLPEEAVRVFEMMRDEGHQPDHLAFVTVINTYISLGKLKDARVLFGEMPSPDVVAWNVMISGHGKRGCETVAIEYFLNMRKSGVKSTRSTLGSVLSAIGIVAYLDLGLVVHAEAIKQGLASNIYVGSSLVSMYSKCEKMEAAAKVFEALEERNDVLWNAMIRGYAHNGEAHKVMELFMDMKSSGYNIDDFTFTSLLSTCAASYDLVMGSQFHSIIIKKKLTENLFVGNALVDMYAKCGALEDARQIFERMCDRDNVSWNTIIGSYVQDENESEAFDLFKRMNSGGIVSDGACLASTLKACTNVHGLDQGKQVHCLSVKCGLDRDLHTGSSLIDMYSKCGIIEDARKFFSSMPEWSVVSMNALIAGYSQNNLKESVLLFQEMLARGVNPSEITFATIVEACHKPEILTLGTQFHGQIIKRGFSSEGEYLGISLLGMYMNSSRMAEACALFSELQSPKSIVLWTGMMSGHSQNGFYEEALKFYKEMRHDGALPDQATFVTVLRVCSVLSSLREGRAIHSLIFHLAHDLDELTSNTLIDMYAKCGDMKSSSQVFFEMSRRSNVVPWNSLINGCAKNGYAEDALKIFDSMRQSHIMPDEITFLGVLTACSHAGKVTEGQKIFEMMICQYGLEARVDHVACMVDLLGRWGYLQEADDFIEAQNLKPDARLWSSLLGACRIHGDDIRGQIAAEKLIALEPQNSSAYVLLSNIYASQGRWEKANALRKAMRDIGVKKVPGCSWIDVGQKTHIFAAGDKSHPDIGKIEMFLEDLYDLVKDNVIVNPDTVERASLDCV; encoded by the coding sequence ATGTATTTTCGAGTTTTCATGACGCCGTCCTCGCCCAAGTTCAGTTCTTTCTCCTTGGTACGTCGTTTGAGTTATACCACGGATTTGGGTCGTCGAATCTACTATGGACATGTTATACCCAGCCATGATGAGATACATCAACGTCTCGTGGAAATATGTCTGGACCAATGCAAATTATTCAAGAGCCGCAAAGTGTTCGACGGAATGCCTCAGAGACTTTCACTAGCCTTGAGAATTGGGAAAGCCGTCCATTCCAAAAGCTTGATACTTGGAATCTGTTCAGAAGGTAAGTTAGGCAACGCCATTGTGGATTTATATGCCAAGTGTTCAGAAGTTTCTTACGCTGAGAAGCTCTTTGACTCTCTTGAAAAAGATGTAACGGCGTGGAACTCTATGCTATCCATGTATTCCAAACTTGGGCAGTCAGGAAAGGTCTTAAGGAGTTTTGTATCATTGTTTGAGGATTTGATTTTTCCAAATAAATTCACTTTTTCGATTGTTTTATCAACCTGTGCCAGAGAGACTAATGTTGAGTTTGGTAGACTAATTCATTGCTGTATGATAAAGATGGGGCTTGAACGTAACTCGTATTGTGGAGGAGCTCTAGTTGATATGTATGCCAAGTGTGGGCTTATTGGTGATGCTCGACTAGTTTTTGATGGGATAGTGGATCCTAATACAGTTTGCTGGACATGTTTGTTTTCTGGCTATGTGAAGGCTGGTTTGCCAGAGGAAGCTGTCAGAGTATTTGAAATGATGCGTGATGAAGGCCATCAGCCTGACCATTTAGCTTTTGTGACTGTTATAAACACGTACATCAGTTTGGGGAAGCTAAAGGATGCACGTGTATTGTTTGGGGAGATGCCAAGCCCAGATGTGGTCGCGTGGAATGTAATGATTTCAGGGCATGGGAAACGAGGATGTGAGACTGTGGCTAttgaatattttcttaatatgagGAAATCTGGTGTTAAATCCACCCGTTCTACCTTAGGAAGCGTTTTGAGTGCCATTGGAATTGTGGCATATCTTGATTTAGGTTTGGTAGTTCATGCAGAGGCTATTAAACAAGGCCTTGCCTCCAATATATATGTTGGCAGTTCTTTGGTTAGCATGTACTCCAAATGTGAGAaaatggaggctgctgcaaaaGTATTTGAAGCTTTGGAGGAAAGAAATGACGTCTTGTGGAACGCGATGATTAGGGGTTATGCACATAACGGCGAAGCCCACAAGGTTATGGAACTGTTTATGGATATGAAGTCTTCTGGTTATAACATTGACGATTTTACCTTTACAAGCCTTTTAAGCACTTGTGCTGCATCGTATGATCTAGTAATGGGAAGCCAGTTTCACTCaatcatcatcaagaagaagTTAACAGAAAACTTATTTGTAGGAAACGCATTAGTAGATATGTATGCAAAATGCGGAGCTCTTGAAGATGCAAGGCAAATTTTTGAGCGCATGTGTGATCGTGATAATGTATCCTGGAACACGATAATTGGAAGTTATGTCCAAGATGAAAATGAAAGTGAAGCTTTCGACTTGTTCAAGAGGATGAATTCGGGTGGTATAGTGTCTGATGGAGCATGTTTGGCTAGCACACTTAAGGCATGTACAAATGTCCATGGTCTTGATCAAGGGAAACAGGTTCACTGCCTCTCTGTCAAATGTGGCTTAGACAGAGATCTTCATACTGGCAGCTCGCTCATTGACATGTATTCCAAGTGTGGAATCATTGAAGATGCACGTAAATTTTTCTCTTCTATGCCTGAGTGGAGCGTTGTGTCAATGAATGCTCTAATTGCAGGTTATTCTCAGAACAACTTAAAAGAATCTGTACTTCTCTTTCAAGAAATGCTGGCCAGAGGTGTTAACCCATCTGAAATCACATTTGCCACCATTGTTGAAGCTTGTCATAAACCAGAAATTTTAACTCTAGGAACGCAGTTTCATGGTCAGATTATAAAGAGGGGGTTCTCATCTGAAGGTGAATATCTAGGGATTTCCCTTTTGGGCATGTACATGAATTCAAGTAGAATGGCAGAGGCTTGTGCTCTCTTCTCAGAGTTACAAAGCCCTAAGAGTATTGTTCTTTGGACGGGAATGATGTCAGGCCACAGTCAGAATGGATTCTATGAGGAGGCTTTGAAGTTCTACAAAGAAATGCGTCATGATGGTGCTCTGCCTGACCAGGCAACATTTGTCACTGTTCTTAGAGTGTGTTCCGTCCTTTCCTCTTTAAGAGAAGGTAGAGCTATCCATTCTCTTATCTTTCACTTGGCCCATGACTTGGACGAGTTGACCTCTAACACCTTAATAGACATGTATGCTAAATGCGGGGACATGAAAAGCTCGTCACAAGTTTTCTTTGAAATGAGTCGTAGAAGCAACGTTGTCCCATGGAACTCCTTGATCAATGGATGTGCGAAAAATGGTTATGCTGAAGATGCCCTGAAAATCTTTGATTCCATGAGACAATCCCATATCATGCCAGATGAAATCACTTTCCTAGGTGTTCTTACAGCCTGTAGCCATGCAGGGAAAGTAACAGAAGGACAGAAGATTTTTGAGATGATGATTTGTCAATATGGTCTTGAAGCGCGTGTAGATCACGTAGCGTGTATGGTTGATCTTCTTGGGAGATGGGGATACCTTCAAGAAGCTGATGACTTCATAGAAGCACAAAACCTGAAACCAGATGCAAGACTATGGTCATCTCTTCTTGGTGCATGTAGGATTCATGGAGATGACATTAGAGGACAAATTGCTGCTGAGAAGCTCATTGCATTAGAACCACAAAACTCGTCAGCTTATGTTCTTCTTTCGAATATATATGCCTCACAGGGGCGTTGGGAAAAGGCCAATGCTTTGAGGAAAGCCATGAGAGACATAGGAGTCAAGAAGGTACCTGGATGTAGCTGGATTGATGTGGGACagaaaacacatatttttgCTGCAGGAGATAAATCTCATCCTGATATAGGAAAAATCGAGATGTTCCTTGAAGATCTTTATGATTTGGTGAAAGATAATGTCATCGTCAATCCTGATACCGTGGAACGAGCTTCTCTTGATTGTGTGTAA
- the LOC104748074 gene encoding F-box/kelch-repeat protein At4g23580-like yields the protein MNGEEPRRRRMTILMLPNDLVYNCLARVSRLHYLTLSLVSKRFRSLLASSELYQTRTLLNRTESCLYVCLRLCTGSQPLRWFTLCRVPSNSKKFLVPISSPSSPSALWSNAVMVGPNIYTIGGLVNKNASSSVTVMDCRSHTWREAAPMRVARVFQSSCVLDGKIYVTGGCENLDLTNWMEVFDTKAQTWEFLQIPNEEIFGGAEYNSIGYEGTVYVRSDDKDVTYKLHKGRWTTADLAINSGWARSSSYCVIEKVFYRSGGKTIEWYDSKERSWKILKGLEKLHTLTRFAHLNLVNYGGKMVVVWEKYVVDKNHKETMIWCAEIAIEKRQKREIWGMLEWVDIVLSIESYGLVHVLANTI from the coding sequence ATGAATGGAGAAGAGCCACGACGACGACGGATGACAATTCTGATGCTTCCTAATGATTTGGTATATAACTGCTTAGCCCGCGTCTCAAGATTGCATTACCTAACTCTTTCTTTAGTCTCCAAGAGATTCCGCTCTCTCCTTGCTTCATCTGAACTTTATCAGACCCGAACCCTTCTAAACCGCACGGAGAGTTGTCTTTATGTGTGTTTACGCCTATGTACCGGCTCTCAGCCACTACGTTGGTTCACGCTCTGTCGGGTACCATCTAACTCCAAAAAGTTTTTGGTCCCTATTTCATCTCCTAGTTCTCCATCTGCATTGTGGTCGAATGCTGTAATGGTTGGTCCTAACATCTACACTATTGGAGGATTAGTGAATAAGAATGCTTCGTCTAGCGTCACGGTCATGGATTGTCGTTCTCACACATGGCGTGAGGCAGCACCTATGCGTGTGGCCCGTGTGTTCCAATCTTCTTGCGTCCTTGatggaaaaatatatgtaacagGAGGCTGCGAAAATCTTGATTTAACGAACTGGATGGAGGTTTTTGATACGAAGGCCCAAACTTGGGAGTTTTTGCAGATCCCTAACGAGGAGATATTTGGAGGTGCTGAATACAATAGCATCGGATATGAAGGAACTGTCTATGTGAGGTCTGATGACAAGGATGTGACTTACAAGCTTCATAAAGGCAGATGGACAACCGCAGACTTAGCGATAAATAGTGGATGGGCTCGATCATCATCTTATTGTGTGATAGAAAAGGTGTTCTACCGCTCTGGTGGTAAAACGATCGAGTGGTATGATTCGAAAGAAAGATCATGGAAAATTTTGAAAGGTTTGGAAAAATTACATACGTTAACTCGTTTTGCTCATCTTAACTTGGTGAATTATGGTGGTAAAATGGTAGTTGTGTGGGAAAAGTATGTGGTGGATAAGAACCATAAAGAGACAATGATTTGGTGTGCGGAAATTGCGATTGAAAAAcgccaaaagagagagatttggggAATGCTGGAGTGGGTTGACATTGTACTGTCCATTGAGTCATATGGTTTAGTGCATGTTCTTGCTAATACCATTTGA
- the LOC104745069 gene encoding uncharacterized protein LOC104745069 produces the protein MMNTLHAFQTTLTPNFHVLFNASRRSFSRPQFLCLSKSGDGASDSDSDPDPPKPEGDTRRQELLARIAMIQTSKVRLTDFLDERSEYLTKFAEEANAEFDKVGEDAMKDLDEASTRILENIESKMQAFEESAGLNRLEIEENDNKLADFEEKIQVDRNEGFFFKSLRDKKPVDVEQAKEEAEKVQEVTKISAGSKSRRNIYLGLIGIVVLAIADSFVSAPDWRKVAILGAILIPLLTQFVYEQTLLSEEADKGKGNKKE, from the exons atgatgaacacACTCCATGCATTTCAGACAACCTTAACACCAAACTTCCATGTTCTTTTCAATGCCTCGAGACGTTCCTTTTCCAGACCCCAATTTCTCTGTCTCTCAAAATCGGGAGACGGAGCTTCagattctgattctgatccCGACCCTCCAAAGCCCGAAGGTGATACTCGGAGACAAGAACTCTTAGCTAGGATCGCCATGATTCAGACTTCCAAGGTCCGTTTAACTGATTTCTTGGATGAACGATCAGAGTATCTCACCAAGTTTGCTGAAGAAGCCAATGCGGAGTTCGACAAGGTTGGAGAAGACGCCATGAAAGACCTTGACGAAGCAAGCACAAGG ATACTGGAGAATATCGAAAGCAAGATGCAAGCTTTTGAGGAATCTGCGGGATTGAACAGATTAGAGATAGAGGAGAACGATAATAAGTTGGCTGATTTTGAGGAGAAGATCCAAGTAGACAGGAatgaaggatttttttttaaaagcttacGTGACAAAAAACCTGTGGATGTGGAGcaagctaaagaagaagctgagaaagTACAAGAGGTAACCAAAATAAGTGCGGGATCAAAGTCAAGAAGGAATATTTACCTCGGGTTAATTGGGATCGTGGTTCTTGCAATTGCTGATTCCTTCGTTTCTGCACCGGATTGGAGAAAAGTCGCAATTCTTGGAGCTATTCTTATCCCACTGCTCACTCAATTTGTCTACGAGCAGACATTATTATCAGAAGAAGCAGATAAAGGAAAAGGAAACAAGAAGGAATGA
- the LOC104745068 gene encoding pentatricopeptide repeat-containing protein At3g09060 produces the protein MVVFPKSLSPKQVLKLLKSEKNPRAAFTLFDSATRHPNYAHSAVVYHHILRRLSDAQMVSHVNRIVELIRSKGCKCDEDVALSVIKTYGKNSMPDRALDVFQRMGEIFGCEPGIRSYNTLLNAFVEAKQWDKVESLFAYFETTGLAPTLQTYNVLIKMSCKRKQFEKARRFLDWMWKEGLKPDVFSYSTVINDLAKAGKVDDALKLFDEMSDRGVAPDVTCYNILIDGFLKERDHSMAMKLWDRLLVDSSVYPNVKTHNIMISGLSKCGRVDDCLKIWDRMKQNERDKDLYTYSSLIHGLCGAGNVDKAESVFKELVESKTFIDVVTYNTMLGGFCRCGKIKESLELWRVMEQKNSVNIVSYNILIKGLLEYGKIDEATMIWRLMPAKGYAADDTTYGIFIHGLCVNGYVNKALGVMQEVKSRGGNLDVYAYSSIIDCLCKERRLEEAVNLVKEISKQGVELNSHVCNALIGGLIRKSRLGDASVLLREMGKNGCRPTVVSYNILIDALCKAGKFGEASTLVKEMLENGWKPDLITYSVLLDALRHDRKIDLALELWHQFLQSGLEPDVRIYNILIHRLCSVGKLDDAMTVMANMEHWNCIANLVTYNTLMEGFFKVRDSNRATMIWGYMYKMGLQPDIISYNIILKGLCMCHRVSYAIEFFDDARKHGFFPTVVTWNILVRAVVNC, from the coding sequence ATGGTCGTGTTCCCGAAGTCGCTGTCACCCAAACAAGTCCTCAAGCTTTTGAAATCAGAGAAGAACCCGCGCGCAGCTTTTACTCTATTCGATTCGGCGACTCGTCATCCAAACTATGCACACTCCGCGGTCGTCTACCACCATATACTCCGACGTCTCTCTGACGCGCAGATGGTTAGTCATGTAAATCGAATCGTCGAGCTCATTAGGTCAAAAGGATGCAAGTGCGACGAAGATGTCGCTTTATCTGTTATCAAAACCTACGGGAAGAACTCCATGCCCGATCGAGCTCTTGATGTATTCCAACGAATGGGGGAGATTTTTGGGTGCGAGCCTGGGATTAGATCCTATAATACTCTGCTCAATGCGTTCGTAGAGGCGAAACAATGGGATAAAGTCGAGTCCTTGTTCGCCTACTTCGAAACAACGGGTTTGGCGCCAACTCTGCAGACGTATAATGTTTTGATTAAGATGTCTTGTAAGAGGAAACAGTTCGAGAAAGCGAGAAGGTTTCTTGATTGGATGTGGAAAGAAGGGTTGAAGCCTGATGTGTTTAGTTACAGCACTGTGATTAACGATCTTGCGAAAGCTGGAAAAGTTGATGATGCACTGAaactgttcgatgaaatgtctgacagAGGAGTAGCACCTGACGTTAcgtgttataatatattaattgatgGGTTTCTTAAGGAAAGAGATCACAGCATGGCTATGAAGCTGTGGGATAGACTGTTGGTGGATTCTTCTGTTTATCCTAATGTTAAGACTCATAACATCATGATTAGTGGTTTGAGCAAATGTGGAAGAGTAGATGATTGTTTGAAGATATGGGACAGGATGAAACAGAATGAGAGAGATAAAGATTTATATACGTATAGTAGTTTGATACATGGGCTGTGCGGTGCTGGGAATGTTGATAAGGCTGAAAGTGTGTTCAAAGAGTTGGTCGAGAGTAAGACCTTTATTGATGTGGTTACGTACAATACTATGCTTGGTGGGTTTTGTCGATGTGGAAAGATTAAGGAGAGTTTGGAGTTATGGAGGGTTATGGAGCAGAAGAATTCAGTTAACATagtgagttataatattttgataaaagGGTTGTTGGAGTATGGTAAGATAGATGAAGCAACAATGATTTGGAGGCTTATGCCTGCCAAAGGCTACGCAGCTGACGACACAACTTATGGTATTTTTATTCACGGGTTATGTGTGAATGGTTATGTAAATAAAGCCTTGGGGGTGATGCAAGAGGTGAAAAGCAGAGGTGGGAATCTGGATGTTTATGCATATTCGTCAATTATAGACTGTTTGTGCAAAGAGAGAAGACTAGAAGAAGCAGTAAATTTGGTAAAAGAGATAAGTAAGCAAGGCGTGGAGCTGAATTCTCATGTCTGTAATGCATTAATAGGTGGTTTGATTCGAAAATCGAGACTTGGTGATGCTTCCGTTTTGCTGAGAGAGATGGGGAAGAACGGTTGTCGCCCGACTGTTGTATCTTACAATATTCTTATAGATGCTTTGTGTAAAGCAGGGAAATTTGGTGAAGCATCTACTCTTGTCAAAGAAATGCTTGAAAACGGGTGGAAACCAGATCTGATCACGTATAGTGTACTCTTGGACGCTCTTCGTCACGACAGGAAGATCGACTTGGCCCTTGAATTGTGGCACCAATTTCTTCAATCTGGTCTAGAACCTGACGTGAGGATTTATAACATACTAATTCATCGCCTGTGCTCTGTTGGGAAACTTGATGATGCAATGACTGTCATGGCAAATATGGAGCATTGGAATTGCATTGCAAATCTCGTTACTTACAACACTTTGATGGAAGGATTCTTCAAAGTTAGAGACAGCAACAGAGCCACAATGATTTGGGGTTACATGTACAAGATGGGGTTGCAGCCTGATATTATATCCTACAATATTATACTGAAAGGGTTGTGTATGTGCCACAGAGTGTCGTACGCTATTGAATTCTTTGATGATGCTCGAAAGCATGGCTTTTTCCCAACTGTTGTCACCTGGAACATACTTGTTCGAGCTGTCGTGAATTGCTAA
- the LOC104745066 gene encoding L-type lectin-domain containing receptor kinase VIII.2-like gives MAMFKTLSFLFLLCFEILHGTMSADVNSTFSFNGFVKSPSFDKSVALFGDSKLVNDSSSIQLTDSVSGSVGRVFYSKPINLFQGKEKNLRSFSTHFSFSSMSSEIGDDVLAFVMVPTSFDLSLFGKRDNSSSALGFLSHYAKNETVVAVEFDISKSGNYARILIGSPESSQIRNLSFVGDLMMSNGEALSCMIDYEASSKRMMVRFRKAGSIKLFDPFFSFSLDLAKLWEDGQVTVGLSSANGNSSKAQFLHSWSFEIRNPPPMWMHSEPLEPNEVSTEEKEGREGSECIWKMLGALVLGAACGSLGAMLALYLWKICRVRRSMAVVPEECAIEQGKK, from the coding sequence ATGGCAATGTTCAAAACCTTATCCTTTTTGTTCCTTTTATGCTTTGAGATACTACATGGAACCATGTCTGCAGATGTGAATTCCACTTTTTCTTTCAATGGGTTTGTAAAATCTCCGAGCTTTGACAAGAGTGTTGCTCTGTTTGGAGATTCGAAGCTGGTCAATGACAGTTCTTCGATTCAGCTGACTGACTCAGTGAGTGGAAGCGTGGGACGAGTCTTTTACAGTAAACCCATCAATCTTTTCCAAGGTAAAGAGAAGAACTTGAGATCTTTCTCGACTCACTTCTCGTTTTCTTCCATGTCCAGTGAGATTGGTGATGATGTCTTGGCTTTTGTTATGGTTCCAACTAGTTTCGATCTTAGTCTGTTTGGTAAGAGGGATAACAGTTCCTCTGCTTTAGGGTTTCTATCACATTATGCAAAGAATGAGACAGTTGTTGCTGTTGAGTTTGATATCTCCAAGAGTGGAAACTATGCAAGAATCTTAATTGGTAGTCCTGAATCTTCCCAAATTAGAAACCTTTCGTTTGTGGGTGACTTGATGATGAGCAATGGAGAGGCTTTAAGCTGTATGATTGATTACGAGGCAAGTTCTAAGAGAATGATGGTTCGATTCAGAAAAGCTGGTTCGATAAAGCTGTTTGATCCgttcttctctttctcgttAGACTTGGCTAAGTTATGGGAAGATGGTCAAGTCACTGTGGGTTTAAGCTCTGCCAACGGGAACTCTTCCAAGGCACAGTTTCTCCATTCATGGAGCTTTGAGATAAGGAATCCTCCTCCCATGTGGATGCATTCGGAGCCACTTGAACCGAATGAAGTTTCCACGGAGGAGAAAGAGGGTCGAGAGGGAAGTGAGTGTATATGGAAAATGCTTGGTGCTTTGGTTTTGGGTGCAGCTTGTGGATCCTTAGGGGCAATGTTGGCTTTGTATCTCTGGAAGATATGCCGTGTTAGGCGGTCAATGGCGGTGGTTCCAGAGGAATGTGCTATTGAACAAGGCAAGAAGTAG
- the LOC104745070 gene encoding UPF0503 protein At3g09070, chloroplastic-like, with product MNPATDPPVSVAASSAAAALAPPPQPPQPHRLSTSCDRHPEERFTGFCPSCLCERLSVLDQSNNNGAASSSSSSRKPPTISAAALKAFFKPSGNNGGGGGNNSGNGRVKPGFFPELRRTKSFSASKNNEGFSGVFEPQRRSCDVRSSLWNLFSQDEQPNLLTSVSGGGDVEVEPRKSSVAEPVLEVNDEGEAESDDDDVEEEENYVEAGDFEILNDSGELIRERQSDEIVEEIEEVVVVTEAIREEELKPIKDYIDLDSQTKKPSVRRSFWSAASVFSKKLQKWRQNQKMKKRRNGGDHRPGSARLPVEKPIGRQLRDTQSEIADYGFGRRSCDTDPRFSLDAGRFSLDAGRFSVDIGRISLDDPRYSFDEPRASWDGSLIGRTAFPPAARAPPPPSMLSVVEDAPPPVHRHVTRADMQFPVEEQPPPPQPPVVNQADPVIIPGGSIQTRDYYTDSSSRRRKSLDRSSSSMRKTAAAVVADMDEPKLSVSSAISIDAYSGGSMRDNNYNYAVDNGFFREPAKMGGERKVNSNDNSNNKKSRRWGKWSILGLIYRKSVNKYEEEEEEEDRYRRLNGGMVERSLSESWPELRNGGGGGGGPRMVRSNSNVSWRSTGGGSQRKVHGLDRNKSSRYSPKNGENGMLKFYLPTMKGSRRVSGAGGGGGGGGGWANSHGHSIARSVMRLY from the coding sequence ATGAATCCAGCTACTGACCCACCAGTCTCCGTCGCCgcatcatcagcagcagcagctttaGCTCCACCTCCACAACCTCCACAGCCTCACCGTCTCTCTACCTCTTGCGACCGTCACCCAGAAGAGCGTTTCACCGGTTTCTGCCCTTCTTGTCTCTGTGAACGTCTCTCCGTCTTAGATCAGAGCAACAACAATGGCGCtgcctcctcctcttcttcctctcggaAACCTCCGACCATCTCCGCTGCAGCTCTCAAGGCTTTTTTCAAACCTTCCGGTAACAACGGAGGAGGCGGTGGAAACAACAGCGGAAACGGCCGGGTTAAACCCGGATTCTTCCCTGAGCTCCGTCGTACTAAATCATTCTCAGCGTCTAAAAACAACGAAGGGTTCTCAGGTGTGTTTGAGCCACAACGTAGGTCTTGTGACGTCCGTAGCTCTCTTTGGAACTTGTTTAGCCAAGACGAGCAACCAAACCTTTTAACCTCTGTCTCCGGCGGCGGTGATGTTGAAGTCGAGCCGAGAAAATCTAGCGTTGCGGAGCCTGTTTTAGAGGttaacgatgaaggagaagctgaaagtgacgacgacgacgtcgaagaagaggaaaactacGTCGAAGCTGGAGACTTTGAGATTCTTAATGACTCCGGCGAACTAATTAGAGAAAGACAAAGCGACGAAATTGTTGAAGAGATCGAAGAGGTTGTTGTGGTAACGGAGGCTATAAGAGAAGAGGAGCTGAAGCCTATTAAGGATTACATAGATCTTGATTCTCAAACCAAGAAGCCATCGGTGCGACGGAGCTTTTGGTCGGCGGCCTCTGTTTTTAGCAAGAAGCTTCAGAAATGGAGACAGAatcaaaagatgaagaagcGGCGTAACGGCGGCGACCATAGGCCTGGATCAGCAAGATTACCGGTGGAGAAACCTATTGGGAGACAGCTCCGTGATACTCAATCGGAGATCGCTGATTACGGATTCGGCCGGAGATCGTGCGATACAGATCCTAGATTCTCCCTCGACGCCGGAAGATTCTCTCTTGACGCCGGAAGATTCTCCGTTGACATCGGTAGGATCTCTCTGGATGACCCTCGTTACTCGTTCGACGAGCCGAGAGCTTCTTGGGACGGGTCTTTGATCGGACGTACAGCGTTTCCTCCCGCCGCGAGagctcctcctccgccgtcgaTGCTCTCGGTGGTGGAAGATGCGCCGCCGCCGGTGCACCGTCACGTAACCCGAGCGGATATGCAGTTTCCGGTGGAAGAACAACCACCGCCACCGCAGCCACCGGTGGTTAATCAAGCCGACCCGGTTATAATCCCGGGCGGGTCAATCCAAACCCGAGACTACTACACCGACTCATCGTCACGGAGGAGGAAGAGTCTTGACAGGTCATCAAGCTCCATGAGGAAAACAGCTGCAGCGGTTGTGGCTGATATGGACGAGCCAAAGCTTTCAGTGTCTTCGGCTATATCAATAGATGCTTACTCTGGAGGATCAATGAGAGATAATAACTATAACTATGCCGTGGATAACGGGTTTTTCCGGGAACCGGCGAAGATGGGCGGCGAGAGGAAAGTGAATAGTAACGATAATAGTAATAACAAGAAGTCGAGGAGGTGGGGGAAATGGAGCATCTTAGGACTTATATACAGGAAGAGTGTTAACAAgtatgaggaagaagaggaggaagaggatagGTATAGGAGATTGAACGGTGGAATGGTGGAGAGATCGTTATCGGAGTCATGGCCGGAGCTGAGGAATGGAGGAGGTGGGGGAGGAGGGCCGAGGATGGTGAGGAGTAATAGCAATGTGAGCTGGAGGAGTACCGGTGGTGGGTCGCAGAGGAAAGTCCATGGACTGGATAGGAATAAGAGTTCAAGGTACTCACCTAAGAATGGGGAAAACGGAATGTTGAAGTTTTACTTGCCAACTATGAAAGGTAGCCGGAGAGTGAGCGGTGCaggtggcggcggtggtggtggcggagggTGGGCGAATAGTCACGGGCATTCAATAGCGAGGAGTGTAATGAGGCTGTATTGA